The proteins below come from a single Clupea harengus chromosome 21, Ch_v2.0.2, whole genome shotgun sequence genomic window:
- the aox6 gene encoding aldehyde oxidase 6 isoform X3, translated as MNGAKSCLNENNPNCCQQSVKETGLANEAEVADSLENGHLELFSKDDLLPLDPSQDLIFPPELIRMAESGVQTTQTFRGERITWVSPVSLDEVVDLKALHPQAPIVMGNTNIGLDIKFKGVLHPFIISPTRVPELFEVKHTPQGVSIGAGCSMSGVRAVLGGLVQTLPPEQTELHRALLQQLGNLAGQQIRNVATLGGNIVSAYPNSDLNPVLAAGNCRLTVVSKGGTREIPINKDFFVGFGKTVLNPDEIALSVFIPVSCKGEFVRAFRQAPRKENALATVNAGMRVRFHDGSSAVEDLSIFYGGVGPCTVSAPKTCQQIIGRLWGEEALNAAYQMLLEEIPLPPSAPGGKVAFRRALTLSFLFKFYLQMHQKLAEMGVIAEGLQQDMRSGLDPLPSHFLPSYQEFQGVLEGQPGQDPVGRPMMHRSALSQATGEAVYCDDMPRTEGELFLSLVTSTKAHAKIINIDMSAALALPGVVDVITTKDIPGKKFRTFSGLTEELLAEEEVTCVGQIVCAVVADTKPHAKQGAAAVKITYEDLPDRVFTVEEAIEKKSFFEPQREIGRGDVTKGFKMADQIYEGEIRIGGQEHFYMETQSMLVIPGGEDKEMNVYLSSQHPSYVQDSIAETLDIPSNRVTCHVKRVGGAFGGKVTKTTILACITAVAAWKTERSVRLVLERGEDMLITGARHPVLGQYKVGFMRDGQITAADVKYYTNAGNCVDESVLVIEKILLHFDNAYNIPNLHGRSTACQTNLPSNTAFRGFGVPQSLLVTENIINDVALKLGRTAEEIREANMYRGPSLTPYKMEFDPENMLRCWEECKRRSSIQSRHDDIAQFNQRNHWKKRGIALVPIKYGIGFAESFLNQAAALVHIFLDGTVLVSHGGAEMGQGLHTKMQQVASRELCIPSSLIHISETNTHMVPNTCPSAASFGTDANGMAVKDACETLYTRLEPIRKKDPEGTWQSWIQKAFLEKISLSTTGYYRGLDLYMDWEKQEGHPYAYFTYGACCCEVELDCLTGDYRTVRTDLVMDIGRSINPSIDIGQIEGAFMQGVGLYTMEELKFSPSGVLYTRGPGQYKIPAICDVPLQLNIYLLPGSQNPHAIYSSKGIGEPALFLGSAVFFALKDAVASARRDAGLSGPFEFNSPATPERTCLACASHLTQMVPISEPGSFQPWAIESP; from the exons atgaatggagccaAGAGCTGCTTAAATGAGAAT AATCCCAACTGCTGCCAGCAGAGTGTCAAGGAGACTGGCCTGGCCAATGAGGCTGAGGTTGCAGATAGCCTTGAGAAT GGACACCTTGAGCTCTTCAGCAAAGATGACCTGCTTCCTCTGGATCCATCCCAAGACCTCATCTTTCCCCCCGAGCTCATT AGAATGGCTGAAAGCGGGGTGCAGACGACGCAGACTTTCCGGGGGGAGCGCATCACCTGGGTGTCACCCGTCTCACTGGACGAGGTTGTGGACCTGAAGGCTCTCCATCCTCAAGCACCCATCGTCATGGGCAACACCAACATCG GTCTGGACATCAAGTTTAAAGGAGTCTTGCATCCCTTCATCATCTCCCCGACCAGGGTTCCAGAGCTGTTTGAGGTCAAGCACACTCCTCAGG GCGTGAGTATCGGCGCTGGCTGCAGCATGTCAGGGGTGCGAGCGGTGCTGGGGGGGCTGGTGCAGACTCTTCCCCCGGAGCAGACTGAGCTCCACAGGGccctgctgcagcagctgggCAACCTGGCGGGACAGCAGATCCGCAACGTGGCA accCTGGGTGGCAACATTGTCAGTGCGTATCCCAACTCTGACCTGAACCCTGTCCTGGCTGCTGGGAACTGCAGACTCACTGTAGTATCAAAGG GAGGAACACGAGAGATCCCCATCAATAAAGACTTCTTTGTGGGCTTCGGGAAGACTGTCCTAAACCCAGACGAGATCGCTTTGTCTGTTTTCATTCCCGTGTCCTGTAAG GGGGAGTTTGTGCGGGCGTTCCGCCAGGCTCCCCGGAAGGAGAACGCTCTGGCCACGGTGAACGCGGGCATGCGGGTGCGGTTCCATGACGGCTCTAGTGCGGTAGAAGACCTCAGCATTTTCTACGGAGGTGTGGGACCCTGCACCGTCAGCGCCCCCAAAACATGCCAGCAGATCATCGGGAG gCTGTGGGGTGAGGAGGCTTTGAACGCTGCCTACCAGATGCTCCTGGAGGAAATACCCCTGCCCCCGTCTGCCCCGGGGGGCAAAGTGGCGTTCCGCAGGGCTCTGACGCTCAGCTTCCTCTTCAAGTTCTACCTGCAGATGCATCAGAAGCTcgcagagatg GGTGTCATTGCAGAGGGCTTGCAACAGGACATGAGAAGTGGCCTGGACCCTTTACCTAGTCACTTCCTGCCCAGCTATCAGGAGTTCCAG ggcgtGTTAGAAGGGCAGCCAGGTCAGGACCCCGTTGGCCGTCCCATGATGCACCGGTCTGCCCTGAGCCAGGCTACAGGAGAGGCGGTGTACTGCGATGACATGCCCCGGACAGAGGGggagctctttctctctctggtcacCAGCACCAAGGCTCACGCCAAGATCAT TAACATCGATATGAGCGCCGCCCTTGCCCTGCCCGGTGTGGTCGACGTCATCACAACCAAAGACATCCCTGGCAAGAAGTTCCGGACATTCAGTGGCCTGACAGAGGAGCTACTAGCTGAGGAGGAG GTGACCTGCGTGGGACAGATTGTGTGCGCAGTTGTCGCGGATACCAAGCCGCACGCCAAACAGGGGGCCGCAGCAGTGAAGATCACTTACGAGGACCTGCCGGACCGAGTGTTCACTGTCgag GAGGCCATAGAGAAGAAGTCTTTCTTTGAGCCTCAAAGGGAGATTGGGAGAGGTGATGTGACCAAAGGCTTTAAAATGGCTGACCAAATTTATGAAG GAGAAATTCGGATTGGTGGGCAAGAGCATTTCTACATGGAGACGCAAAGCATGCTGGTTATCCCAGGTGGGGAGGACAAGGAGATGAACGTCTATCTGTCCTCTCAGCATCCAAGCTATGTTCAG GACTCTATTGCAGAGACGCTTGATATTCCCTCAAACCGGGTGACATGTCACGTTAAACGAGTCGGAGGTGCCTTCGGAGGAAAGGTCACCAAAACAACCATCCTGGCCTGCATCACCGCTGTCGCTGCATGGAA GACAGAGCGGTCAGTGAGGTTGGTCttagagaggggggaagataTGCTGATTACAGGAGCCCGCCATCCTGTCCTGGGACAATACAAG GTGGGCTTCATGAGAGACGGGCAGATAACTGCAGCCGACGTGAAGTACTACACCAACGCAGGCAACTGTGTGGATGAGTCAGTGCTG GTCATTGAAAAAATCCTGCTGCATTTTGACAATGCCTACAACATCCCCAACCTGCACGGCAGATCGACCGCCTGCCAAACCAACCTTCCGTCCAACACGGCCTTCCGCGGGTTTGGGGTACCCCAGAGCCTGCTGGTCACAGAGAACATCATCAACGACGTCGCCCTCAAACTCGGCCGCACTGCTGAAGag ATCCGCGAGGCGAACATGTACAGGGGACCATCTCTGACCCCCTACAAGATGGAGTTCGACCCGGAGAACATGCTGCGCTGCTGGGAGGAGTGCAAGCGCCGCTCCTCCATCCAGAGTCGCCATGACGACATCGCCCAATTCAACCAGCGCAACCACTGGAAGAAGAGGGGCATCGCCCTCGTTCCCATCAAGTACGGCATAGGGTTCGCAGAGAGCTTCCTGAACCAG GCTGCTGCTCTGGTACATATCTTCCTGGATGGCACAGTGCTGGTTAGTCATGGAGGAGCGGAGATGGGCCAAGGTCTCCACACAAAAATGCAACag gtggccAGCCGTGAGCTGTGTATCCCCTCCTCACTGATCCACATCTcggagaccaacacacacatggtgccCAACACATGCCCCTCCGCTGCCTCCTTTGGCACTGATGccaatggcatggcagtcaaG GATGCCTGTGAGACCCTCTACACCAGACTGGAACCAATCAGGAAGAAGGACCCTGAAGGCACATGGCAGAGCTGG ATCCAAAAAGCTTTTCTGGAGAAAATTAGTCTGTCGACCACTGGGTATTACAG GGGTCTTGACCTGTACATGGACTGGGAGAAGCAGGAAGGACATCCTTACGCTTACTTCACCTACGGAGCATGCTGCTGTGAAGTAGAACTGGACTGTCTGACTGGAGACTacagg ACCGTGAGGACAGACCTGGTTATGGACATTGGAAGGAGCATCAATCCCTCTATTGACATCGGTCAG aTCGAGGGGGCGTTTATGCAGGGCGTGGGGCTGTACACCATGGAGGAGCTGAAGTTCTCCCCGTCTGGAGTGCTCTACACGCGCGGACCCGGCCAGTATAAGATTCCCGCCATATGTGACGTGCCTCTCCAGCTCAACATCTACCTGCTGCCGGGCTCCCAGAACCCCCATGCCATCTACTCCTCCAAG GGCATTGGTGAGCCGGCCCTGTTCCTGGGCAGTGCCGTCTTCTTCGCCCTGAAGGACGCGGTGGCGTCGGCAAGGAGGGATGCTGGCCTCAGCGGCCCCTTTGAGTTTAACAGTCCTGCCACTCCTGAGAGGACCTGTCTGGCCTGTGCCTCCCACCTCACACagatg GTTCCAATTAGCGAGCCAGGCTCCTTTCAACCATGGGCTATTGAGAGTCCTTAA